One Methylocystis iwaonis genomic window, ATGTCGGTGAGGTTCAGCGAGCCGGCGCAGAGCAGCACGGTGATGATGACGAAGCCGATCGAGACTTCGTAGGACACCATCTGCGCGGCGGAGCGCAGCGCCGACAGGAAGGGATATTTCGAGTTCGACGCCCAGCCGCCCATGATCACGCCATAGACGCCGAGCGACGACAGCGCGAAGATGTAGAGGATGCCGACATTGATGTCGCCGACGACCCAGCCGCCATCCGACACAGGGATAACCGCCCAGGCGGCGATGGACAGCGTCGCCATGATAAACGGCGCGAACAAAAAGACGCCCTTGTTCGCCGTATCCGGGATCACCGGCTCCTTGAGCGCGAATTTGATGAAATCCGCGAAGCTTTGCAGCAGGCCCCAGGGACCGACGACATTCGGGCCGCGACGCAACTGCACCGCCGCCCAGATCTTGCGGTCGGCGAGAATGACGTAGGCGACATAGATCAAGAGCACGACGGCGATAAGCACGCTCTTGATGAGCGCGAGCAGAACCGGGCTCTCGGCGAGATAGGCAGTGATGGCGTTCATCCAATCGCTCACGTCTTCGCTCCTATTCCGCCGCTTGGGCCTGCCGGCCCTGCGCGAGAGCCGAACAATCCGCCATGACCGCCGAGGCGCGCGCGATCGGATTGGTGAGGTAGAAATCGCCGATCGCCGGGACGAAGGCGTCCTTCATCGCGACGGCCGCATGGCCGGCGAGCTTGACGACATCGCCCGAATTGCTGGCCTCGATCTGGTCGATGCGGGCGAAATGCGGATGCGCCTCGACGAGCTTCTTGCGTAGCTGCGCCAGCGAGTCGAAGGGCAGCGCATGCCCGACCACCGCCGAGAGTGCGCGAAGGACCGCCCAATCCTCACGGGCCTCGCCCGGCGGGAAGACGACGCGCGAGGCAAGCTGCACGCGGCCCTCTGTGTTCGCATAGAGACCGGATTTCTCCGTATAGGCGGCGCCCGGCAGGATGACGTCGGCGCGATGCGCCCCGCGATCGCCATGCGTGCCGATATAGACGACGAAGGCGCCCGGCTCGACCGCGATTTCATCGGCGCCAAGCAGGAACAGTAGGTCCATCGCGCCGGCCTTGGCCATCGCCTGCACATCGAGGCCGCCCTGAGCCGGCGTGAAGCCGAGGTCGAGCGCGCCGACGCGCGAGGCCGCCGTATGCAGCACCGAAAAACCGTTCCAGCCTTCCGCGTTGCTGAGCTTCTGCGCCGCCTGGGCCGAGAGCGCGAGGATGGCGTCGCCGTCGGGACGCGACAGAGCGCCCTGCCCCACGATCACCAGAAGCTTGCCGACCGGCTTCGCCTCCTGGATGAAGCGCAGCAGCGAATCCGGGCCAGCGCCGATATAGTCGTAGTCGTAGGTGAGATCGGCCTTCTCGCCGACCACCGAGATCTTGAGATCGCCCTTCAGCCAGCGCTTGCGGATGCGGGCGTTGAGAACCGGCGATTCCTTGCGCGGGTTGGAGCCCACGATGAGGATCGCGTCCGCCTGATCGATGCCGGCGATCGTCGCATTGAAGATGTAGGACCCGCGGCCGAATTTCGGATCGAGCTTGGCGCCGTCCTGGCGGCAGTCGAAGTTCGGCGAGCCGAGCTGCTGCATCAGCAGTTTCAGCGCGAAAATCTCTTCGGCGGCGGCAAGGTCGCCCACGATTGCGCCAGTGCGGCCCGGCGCGCTCGCCTTGCGCTTGGCGGAGATCAGCTCGAAGGCTTCCTTCCAGCCCGCAGGACGCAGCCGGCCATTCTCGCGCACATAGGGGCGATCGAGGCGCTGCGTCTTGAGGCCGTCGACGATCTGGCGGGTCTTGTCGGAGATCCACTCCTCATTCACCGCGTCATTGACGCGCGGCAGGATGCGGATGACCTCGCGGCCGCGCGAGTCGACGCGGATCGCCGAACCCAGCGCATCCATGACGTCGATCGTCTCGGTCTTCTGATATTCCCACGGACGGGCGCGGAAGCTTTGGGGCTTCGGCAGCAGCGCGCCGACCGGGCAGAGGTCGGCGACATTACCCTGCAGCTCCGAGGTCATCGCGCCTTCGAGATAGGTGGTGATCTCCATATCCTCGCCGCGGCCGATGGCGCCCATGTCGCCCGTGCCCGCGACTTCCGCCGTGAAGCGGACGCAGCGCGTGCAGTGGATGCAGCGATTCATCTCGGTCTTGACGAGGACGCCGATATATTTGTCCTCAACCGCGCGCTTGTTCTCGTGATACCGCGAACTGTCGCCGCCGAAGGCGAGCGCCTGGTCCTGCAGGTCGCATTCGCCGCCCTGATCGCAGATCGGGCAGTCGAGCGGATGGTTCACGAGCAGGAACTCCATCACGCCTTCGCGCGCCTTCTTCACCATCGGAGATTTGGTGAAGACTTCCGGCGGGGCGCCGTTCGGGCCGGGACGCAGATCCTTGACCGACATGGCGCAGGACGCCTGCGGCTTGGGCGGACCGCCCTTCACCTCGACGAGGCACATGCGGCAATTGCCGGCGATCGACAGGCGCTCGTGATAACAGAAGCGCGGCACCTCGGCGCCCGCCTCCTCGCACGCCTGGAGAAGCGTGAACTCTCCCGGAACGTCCACCTCGACGCCATCGACGAGAATCTTTGTCACTTCGCTCTCTCCGAAGTCGTAACGCGCTTGTTCATGATCACTCCGCCGCCTCGCGAATGGGCTCGGGATGCGGATTGGCCGAGTATTGGTCGATGCGCTCTTCGATCGTCTCGCGGAAATGGGTGATGAGGCCCTGGATCGGCCAGGCCGCCGCATCGCCGAGCGCGCAAATGGTGTGGCCTTCGATCTGCTTCGACACGTCGAACAGCATATCGATCTCGCGCTTATGCGCGCGGCCTTCGACCATGCGCTGCACCACGCGATACATCCAGCCCGTGCCCTCGCGGCAGGGCGTGCACTGGCCGCAGCTCTCGTGCTTGTAGAAATAAGCGAGGCGCGCGATGGCGCGGATGATGTCGGTGGACTTGTCCATGACGATCACCGCCGCCGTGCCGAGGCCGGAGCCGAGCTTGACGAGGCTGTCGAAGTCCATCGGGCAGTCGATGATCTGATGCGCAGGAACGCAGCGCACCGACGAGCCACCGGGAATGACGGCGAGCAGATTGTCCCAACCGCCGCGAATGCCGCCGCAATGGGTGTCGATCAGTTCGCGGAAGGAGATGGACATCGCCTCTTCGACATTGCACGGCCGGTTGACGTGGCCGGAGATCGAAAAGAGCTTGGTGCCCGTGTTATTGGGCTTGCCGATGCCGGCGAACCAGGCTGGGCCGCGACGCAGAATGGTCGGAACGACGGCGATGGATTCGACGTTATTGACCGTGGTCGGGCAGCCATAGAGGCCGACATTCGCCGGGAACGGCGGCTTCAGGCGCGGCATGCCCTTCTTGCCTTCGAGGCTCTCGATCAGCGCCGTCTCTTCGCCGCAGATATAGGCGCCGGCGCCGTGATGGACGTAGAGGTCGAAGGGGTAGCCGTGGACATTGTTCTTGCCGATGAGGTTCGCCTCATAGGCTTCGTCGACGGCCTTCTGCAGAGCGATGCGCTCGGCGATGAATTCGCCGCGCACATAGATGTAGCAGGCATGCGCGCCCATCGCGAAAGACGCGACCAAAGCGCCCTCGACCAGCGTATGCGGGTCGTTGCGCATGATCTCGCGGTCTTTACAGGTGCCGGGCTCGGATTCGTCGGCGTTGATGACGAGGTAATGCGGCCGCTTGGGGTCGACTTCCTTCGGCATGAAGGACCATTTGAGGCCCGTCGAGAAGCCTGCGCCGCCACGTCCGCGAAGGCCGGAGGCTTTCACTTCCTCGATGATCTTGTCGCGGCCCCTGGCGAGCAAAGCCTTGGTGCCGTCCCACTGGCCGCGCGCGCGGGCGCCGGCGAGCGAACGGTCGCCGAGGCCGTAGAGGTTCGTGAATATGCGGTCTGCGTCGGAAAGCATGATCCGTCCTTACGCGTGCGGCGTGTCGATGATTTCGAGGCGGCGCTCGATGCGGGACATGCGCCCCTCCATCGCGCCGGACGCCTCGTAAATATTCGCAAGATCCATATGAAAAGCGCCCATGCGATTGTCGATTGCAGCAATGGCCGACCGAAGCGCCCTGACCTCCCCACGCGATTCACGCATGGATTCCTCAAGATTGCCGAGGCGCGCCTGTATCGCCTTCAGCACTTCATAGATCAGTTCGTTCGTGACTTCGGCCATGGCGCGCTCCATCACTTCTGGCCGTAGAGCGAGGTGAGGCTCGTGAGCCCTCCCTCGGGCTCGGAGGATTCGCGGCCCTTCTGCGAGCCGGTCTTCACCGGGCGGCCGGCGGCGAGATCGTCGAGCAGCTTCTCGAAATTCTCGGCCGTGAGGTCTTCGTAGTAATCGTCGTTGATCTGCACCATCGGCGCGTTGCAGCAGGCGCCGAGGCACTCGACTTCGAGCCAGGAGAACAGGCCGTCGGCCGTCACCTTACGCTGCGGGCCGACCCGGCGCTCCAGCACCTTGATGAGATCGTCCGAGCCGCACAGCATGCAGGGCGTCGTGCCGCAGAGCTGGATGTAGAATTTCCCAACCGGCTCGAGGTTGAACATCGTGTAGAAGGTCGCGACCTCGAGGACGCGGATCTTCGGCATGCCGAGCGTCTCGGCGACCTTCTCGATCGCCTTCTGCGGCAGCCAATAGTTATTCTGCTTCTGCGCCTGCCACAAAGCGGGCACAACCGCCGAGGCCTGACGGCCGTCGGGATATTTGGCGATCTGCTTCTCCAGCCACGCAAGATTCTCCTGCGTGAACTCGAAGCTCTCGGGCTGCTGGTCGGCGAGACGACGGACGGACATTAGCGATCGACCTCCCCGAAGACGATATCGAGCGAGCCAAGGATCGCCGAGACGTCGGCGAGCATATGGCCCTTACACATGAAATCCATGGACGAGAGATGGGCGAAGCCCGGCGCGCGGATCTTGCAGCGATAGGGTTTGTCGCCGCCGTCCGACACCAGATAGACGCCGAATTCGCCCTTGGGCGCCTCGACCGCGGCGTAAACCTCGCCGGCCGGGACGTGGAAGCCCTCGGTGAAGAGCTTGAAGTGATGGATGAGCGCTTCCATCGAGCGCTTCATGTCGCCGCGCGACGGCTGAGTGATCTTGTGGTTCGGCGTCAGCACCGGGCCGCGGCCGTCGGCGCGCAGCAGCTTCTCGACGCACTGCTTCATGATGTAAGTCGACTGCCGCATCTCCTCCATGCGGATCACCGCGCGGTCGTAGCAGTCGCCGTTCTTGCCGACGGGGATGTCGAATTCCATCTCCTCGTAGCACTCATAGGGTTGCGCCTTGCGCAGATCCCAAGCCGCGCCGGAGCCGCGCACCATCACGCCCGAATAGCCCCATTTCCAGGCGTCCTCGAGCGAGATCACGCCGATGTCGACGTTGCGCTGCTTGAAGATGCGGTTCTCGATGAAGAGGTCCGCGAGATCGTCGCAGAGCTTCAGGAAGGGGTCGCAGAAGGCGCCGATGTCTTCGACGAGCTGATCCGGCAGATCGCGCGCGACGCCGCCCGGACGGAAATAATTGGCGTGCATGCGCGCGCCGGAAGCGCGCTCATAAAACACCATGAGCTTCTCGCGCTCTTCATAGCCCCAGAGCGGCGGGGTCAGCGCGCCGACGTCCATCGCCTGCGACGTGACGTTCAAGAGGTGCGACAGCAGACGGCCGATCTCGGCGTAGAGAACGCGGATGAGCTGGCCGCGGCGCGGCACCTGCACGTCGAGCAGGCGCTCGATCGCGAGGCAGAAAGCGTGCTCCTGATTCATCGGCGCGCAATAGTCGAGCCGATCGAAGTAGGGCACGTTCTGCAGATAGGTGCGCGACTCCATCAGCTTCTCAGTGCCGCGATGGAGGAAGCCGACATGCGGGTCGACGCGCTCGACGACTTCGCCGTCGAGCTCCAGGATCAGGCGCAGCACGCCGTGCGCCGCCGGATGCTGCGGGCCGAAGTTGATGTTGAAGTTACGCAGGCCCTGGGATTCGGGCTTCGTGGGGGCGATAGCTTGATCGTTCATCTGCGCCGCGCTCACTTGCTCGCCTTCTCATCGCCGGGAAGGTCGTATTTCACGGCCTCCCAAGGCGAGAGGAAATCGAAATTGCGGTATTCCTGCTGGAGCCGCACGGGCTCGTAAACGACGCGCTTGCGCTCGTCGTCGTAACGCACCTCGACGAAGCCGGTCATGGGGAAGTCCTTGCGCAGCGGATGGCCGTCGAAGCCGTAGTCGGTCATGATGCGGCGCAGGTCGGGATGGCCCGCGAAGATCACGCCGAAGAGATCGTACGTCTCGCGCTCGTACCAATCCGCGCCGGGAAACAGCGGAACGATCGAGGCGATGGGCGTGTCTTCGGCGACCGACGCCTTGATGCGGATGCGGCGATTGTGCTTGGGCGACTGGAAATGCGCCACAACCTCGAAACGCTCCTCGCGCTCGGGATAGTCGGCGGCGGTGACGTCGATGAAATTGACGAAGAGGCACTCGGGATCGTCGCGCAGATAGGTCGCCGCGTCGATCCAGCGATCGCGCGCGATGGTGAGCGTGAGCTCGCCAAAAGCGACCTTCACCTCGGTCACCGCGCCGGGAAGAGCGCCGCTGACTCGCGCGCCGAGAGCTTCCAATTCAGCCGACATCCGTCAACCCCATTCAAGGACGCGAGCGCGTCCGTCACATCCCGTCATTGCGAGCGGAGCGAAGCAATCCAGTCCGCCGGATCGCTTCGTCGCTTCGCTTCTCGCAATGGCGGCAGGCGCCATTGCCAATTTGCTTACCGCTCGATCGTGCCCGTGCGGCGAATCTTCTTCTGCAGCAGCAGCATGCCGTAGACCAGCGCTTCCGCCGACGGCGGGCAGCCCGGCACATAGACGTCGACCGGAATGATGCGGTCGCAGCCGCGCACCACCGAGTAGGAATAGTGGTAGTAGCCGCCGCCATTGGCGCAGGAGCCCATGGAGATGACGTAGCGCGGCTCCGGCATCTGGTCATAGACCTTGCGCAGCGCCGGCGCCATCTTGTTCGTCAGCGTGCCGGCGATGATGATGCAGTCCGACTGGCGCGGCGAGGCGCGCGGCGCGAAGCCGAAGCGCTCGAGATCGTAGCGCGGCATGGCCGCTTGAATCATCTCGACCGCGCAGCAGGCGAGACCGAAGGTCATCCACATGAGCGAGCCGGTGCGCGCCCAATTGATGACGTCGTCGGTCGCCGTGACGAAGAAGCCCTTGTCGGCCAGCTCTTCGTTGATCTGCAGGAAGAAGGGGTCGTCCGAGCCCACCGGCTTGCCGGTGCGCGGATCGATGAGTCCCTTGGCCTGCGGCGCCACCAGCGTCTGATGGCCCTGGTTCGTGATCAATCCCATTCCAGCGCTCCCTTGCGCCACTCATAGACGAAGCCGACGGTCAGCACGCCGAGGAAAACCATCATCGACCAGAAACCGAAGGCCCCGGCGTCCTTGAAGGCGACCGCCCAGGGGAAGAGAAACGCCACTTCGAGATCGAACACGATGAAGAGCAGCGACACGAGGTAGAAGCGCACGTCGAATTTCATGCGCGAGTCGTTGAACGGATTGAAGCCGCACTCGTAAGCGGAGAGCTTCTCCGGATCCGGCGCCTTGAAGGCGAAGAGGAAGGGCGCGACGAGCAGCGCGCCGGCGATGATCGCGGAGAGCGCGATGAAGATTGCCAGCGGCATATATTGTTCGAGCAGCATCGGCATGAGTCGTGTCCGGTCGGTCCGACATTGCGGCGGGGCGAAGGCCGCATTCTCGGGAGCTCAAAGTTGGAAAAGCTCCAGGCCGCGGGTTCCGTAACGCAGCGCCTTGTGCAAAGCAAGAGACAAGGATGGCGGCGGCGAAGTTATGAGGGGAAAGCTTTTGGGAGAGACGCCTTTTCAGGCGTCCTGCCCATTTGCCGTTCCTTCCGTCGCGCAGTCGGACAGAAAAGCGGCCGCCGCCATTTCCTTGAATCGCGCCTCGCGGCGCGCCAGCGCCTCGGCGTCCGCGCCCCAGGCCCGCATCTGGAAGTCCTCGTCGATATGGGCGGCGGCCCAAGCATGCGCAAGGTCGATATGATTCAGTGACTTGGCAAGCCCGAGAATCAGTGAGCCGGTCAGCGTCGTCATGACGTGCAGGGCCGCGAGCCGCAGCGGCGCGCCCGCCCCCTCGCCGACATGCCGACGCACGGCCTCGGCGAGCGCCGCGATGGACTCGTCGGGCTGAGCGGCGAACATCACGCCCTCGGCGAGCGTCAGCCGCGCGCCGAAGCGCTCGCGCGCGAAGGCCAGCAGCGGATCCCACGCCTCCCTTTGCGCCGCAGCGAGACTTTCGGGCTCTCCGGCGCGGTAGCAGATCATGTCGGAGCCGGCGTATTTGACCAGC contains:
- the nuoF gene encoding NADH-quinone oxidoreductase subunit NuoF, encoding MLSDADRIFTNLYGLGDRSLAGARARGQWDGTKALLARGRDKIIEEVKASGLRGRGGAGFSTGLKWSFMPKEVDPKRPHYLVINADESEPGTCKDREIMRNDPHTLVEGALVASFAMGAHACYIYVRGEFIAERIALQKAVDEAYEANLIGKNNVHGYPFDLYVHHGAGAYICGEETALIESLEGKKGMPRLKPPFPANVGLYGCPTTVNNVESIAVVPTILRRGPAWFAGIGKPNNTGTKLFSISGHVNRPCNVEEAMSISFRELIDTHCGGIRGGWDNLLAVIPGGSSVRCVPAHQIIDCPMDFDSLVKLGSGLGTAAVIVMDKSTDIIRAIARLAYFYKHESCGQCTPCREGTGWMYRVVQRMVEGRAHKREIDMLFDVSKQIEGHTICALGDAAAWPIQGLITHFRETIEERIDQYSANPHPEPIREAAE
- the nuoE gene encoding NADH-quinone oxidoreductase subunit NuoE encodes the protein MSVRRLADQQPESFEFTQENLAWLEKQIAKYPDGRQASAVVPALWQAQKQNNYWLPQKAIEKVAETLGMPKIRVLEVATFYTMFNLEPVGKFYIQLCGTTPCMLCGSDDLIKVLERRVGPQRKVTADGLFSWLEVECLGACCNAPMVQINDDYYEDLTAENFEKLLDDLAAGRPVKTGSQKGRESSEPEGGLTSLTSLYGQK
- a CDS encoding NADH-quinone oxidoreductase subunit A, whose amino-acid sequence is MPMLLEQYMPLAIFIALSAIIAGALLVAPFLFAFKAPDPEKLSAYECGFNPFNDSRMKFDVRFYLVSLLFIVFDLEVAFLFPWAVAFKDAGAFGFWSMMVFLGVLTVGFVYEWRKGALEWD
- a CDS encoding NuoB/complex I 20 kDa subunit family protein, producing the protein MGLITNQGHQTLVAPQAKGLIDPRTGKPVGSDDPFFLQINEELADKGFFVTATDDVINWARTGSLMWMTFGLACCAVEMIQAAMPRYDLERFGFAPRASPRQSDCIIIAGTLTNKMAPALRKVYDQMPEPRYVISMGSCANGGGYYHYSYSVVRGCDRIIPVDVYVPGCPPSAEALVYGMLLLQKKIRRTGTIER
- a CDS encoding NADH-quinone oxidoreductase subunit C → MSAELEALGARVSGALPGAVTEVKVAFGELTLTIARDRWIDAATYLRDDPECLFVNFIDVTAADYPEREERFEVVAHFQSPKHNRRIRIKASVAEDTPIASIVPLFPGADWYERETYDLFGVIFAGHPDLRRIMTDYGFDGHPLRKDFPMTGFVEVRYDDERKRVVYEPVRLQQEYRNFDFLSPWEAVKYDLPGDEKASK
- a CDS encoding NADH-quinone oxidoreductase subunit D, yielding MNDQAIAPTKPESQGLRNFNINFGPQHPAAHGVLRLILELDGEVVERVDPHVGFLHRGTEKLMESRTYLQNVPYFDRLDYCAPMNQEHAFCLAIERLLDVQVPRRGQLIRVLYAEIGRLLSHLLNVTSQAMDVGALTPPLWGYEEREKLMVFYERASGARMHANYFRPGGVARDLPDQLVEDIGAFCDPFLKLCDDLADLFIENRIFKQRNVDIGVISLEDAWKWGYSGVMVRGSGAAWDLRKAQPYECYEEMEFDIPVGKNGDCYDRAVIRMEEMRQSTYIMKQCVEKLLRADGRGPVLTPNHKITQPSRGDMKRSMEALIHHFKLFTEGFHVPAGEVYAAVEAPKGEFGVYLVSDGGDKPYRCKIRAPGFAHLSSMDFMCKGHMLADVSAILGSLDIVFGEVDR
- a CDS encoding ATP12 family chaperone protein — its product is MPDTPTGFDADFFVPAAERDPVKAARDPARPLPKRFYKEATVGETEDGFSILLDGRTVNTPARRRVVIPSRKLAEAMAAEWAGQGDYIDPATMPLTKLVNTALDGVAAQMAEVEAELVKYAGSDMICYRAGEPESLAAAQREAWDPLLAFARERFGARLTLAEGVMFAAQPDESIAALAEAVRRHVGEGAGAPLRLAALHVMTTLTGSLILGLAKSLNHIDLAHAWAAAHIDEDFQMRAWGADAEALARREARFKEMAAAAFLSDCATEGTANGQDA
- the nuoH gene encoding NADH-quinone oxidoreductase subunit NuoH, which produces MNAITAYLAESPVLLALIKSVLIAVVLLIYVAYVILADRKIWAAVQLRRGPNVVGPWGLLQSFADFIKFALKEPVIPDTANKGVFLFAPFIMATLSIAAWAVIPVSDGGWVVGDINVGILYIFALSSLGVYGVIMGGWASNSKYPFLSALRSAAQMVSYEVSIGFVIITVLLCAGSLNLTDIVRAQDTSYGMAGWYWLRLFPMFIIFFVSALAETNRPPFDLVEAESELVAGFMIEYSATPYVLFMLAEYVAIVTMCALLTILFFGGWLPPVNIAPFTLVPGVIWFILKVSFFFFFFAMVKAFVPRYRYDQLMRLGWKVFLPISLVMVIVVAAALQFGPGLIAS
- the nuoG gene encoding NADH-quinone oxidoreductase subunit NuoG, encoding MTKILVDGVEVDVPGEFTLLQACEEAGAEVPRFCYHERLSIAGNCRMCLVEVKGGPPKPQASCAMSVKDLRPGPNGAPPEVFTKSPMVKKAREGVMEFLLVNHPLDCPICDQGGECDLQDQALAFGGDSSRYHENKRAVEDKYIGVLVKTEMNRCIHCTRCVRFTAEVAGTGDMGAIGRGEDMEITTYLEGAMTSELQGNVADLCPVGALLPKPQSFRARPWEYQKTETIDVMDALGSAIRVDSRGREVIRILPRVNDAVNEEWISDKTRQIVDGLKTQRLDRPYVRENGRLRPAGWKEAFELISAKRKASAPGRTGAIVGDLAAAEEIFALKLLMQQLGSPNFDCRQDGAKLDPKFGRGSYIFNATIAGIDQADAILIVGSNPRKESPVLNARIRKRWLKGDLKISVVGEKADLTYDYDYIGAGPDSLLRFIQEAKPVGKLLVIVGQGALSRPDGDAILALSAQAAQKLSNAEGWNGFSVLHTAASRVGALDLGFTPAQGGLDVQAMAKAGAMDLLFLLGADEIAVEPGAFVVYIGTHGDRGAHRADVILPGAAYTEKSGLYANTEGRVQLASRVVFPPGEAREDWAVLRALSAVVGHALPFDSLAQLRKKLVEAHPHFARIDQIEASNSGDVVKLAGHAAVAMKDAFVPAIGDFYLTNPIARASAVMADCSALAQGRQAQAAE